Proteins from a genomic interval of Lolium perenne isolate Kyuss_39 chromosome 1, Kyuss_2.0, whole genome shotgun sequence:
- the LOC127320884 gene encoding uncharacterized protein isoform X1, translating to MAAAVAEEVLQHVGPDPRAEQANNVAGEDEFGGDDEEILRFMDSADGYLLLMDSLSSVLRQGWFDLASARHSMGASRVSSTLFDHKEQSAATKLQVEFSAELQPSEPNPHFALSKWCLQKESDSSDVAAAQDSTKPKLRHRGSEATPEDGSGESDATTAKSSTGADINNQVQSARSKALSVFGALVSPKLRTTQVSFETALELIVELANSRSTMLSSFSKIKHKSGVAS from the exons atggcggcggcggtggcggaggaGGTGCTGCAGCACGTGGGACCCGACCCTCGAGCGGAGCAGGCCAACAATGTGGCGGGGGAAGACGAATTTGGGGGAGACGACGAAGAGATCCTGCGGTTCATGGACTCCGCGGATGGCTACCTCCTCCTGATGGACTCGCTTTCCTCCGTTCTTCGGCAG GGTTGGTTTGATCTGGCAAGCGCTCGTCACTCGATGGGCGCATCACGTGTTTCGAGTACCCTGTTTGATCATAAGGAGCAATCTGCAGCCACTAAGCTGCAAGTGGAATTCTCTGCGGAATTGCAACCGTCAG AACCAAACCCGCATTTCGCTTTGTCAAAGTGGTGCTTACAAAAGGAATCTGACTCCAGTGATGTTGCTGCTGCACAAGATAGTACTAAACCAAAACTAAGGCACCGAGGATCAGAAGCTACCCCAG AAGATGGTAGCGGTGAATCAGACGCAACTACTGCAAAGTCTTCTACTGGTGCTGACATCAACAATCAG GTTCAAAGTGCAAGATCAAAAGCATTATCAGTCTTTGGAGCATTGGTGTCTCCAAAACTACGAACAACCCAAGTTTCCTTTGAAACAG CACTGGAATTAATTGTGGAGTTAGCAAATTCAAGATCAACTATGCTCTCTAGTTTCTCCAAGATAAAGCATAAATCTGGAGTTGCTTCCTGA
- the LOC127320884 gene encoding uncharacterized protein isoform X2 produces the protein MAAAVAEEVLQHVGPDPRAEQANNVAGEDEFGGDDEEILRFMDSADGYLLLMDSLSSVLRQGWFDLASARHSMGASRVSSTLFDHKEQSAATKLQVEFSAELQPSEPNPHFALSKWCLQKESDSSDVAAAQDSTKPKLRHRGSEATPDGSGESDATTAKSSTGADINNQVQSARSKALSVFGALVSPKLRTTQVSFETALELIVELANSRSTMLSSFSKIKHKSGVAS, from the exons atggcggcggcggtggcggaggaGGTGCTGCAGCACGTGGGACCCGACCCTCGAGCGGAGCAGGCCAACAATGTGGCGGGGGAAGACGAATTTGGGGGAGACGACGAAGAGATCCTGCGGTTCATGGACTCCGCGGATGGCTACCTCCTCCTGATGGACTCGCTTTCCTCCGTTCTTCGGCAG GGTTGGTTTGATCTGGCAAGCGCTCGTCACTCGATGGGCGCATCACGTGTTTCGAGTACCCTGTTTGATCATAAGGAGCAATCTGCAGCCACTAAGCTGCAAGTGGAATTCTCTGCGGAATTGCAACCGTCAG AACCAAACCCGCATTTCGCTTTGTCAAAGTGGTGCTTACAAAAGGAATCTGACTCCAGTGATGTTGCTGCTGCACAAGATAGTACTAAACCAAAACTAAGGCACCGAGGATCAGAAGCTACCCCAG ATGGTAGCGGTGAATCAGACGCAACTACTGCAAAGTCTTCTACTGGTGCTGACATCAACAATCAG GTTCAAAGTGCAAGATCAAAAGCATTATCAGTCTTTGGAGCATTGGTGTCTCCAAAACTACGAACAACCCAAGTTTCCTTTGAAACAG CACTGGAATTAATTGTGGAGTTAGCAAATTCAAGATCAACTATGCTCTCTAGTTTCTCCAAGATAAAGCATAAATCTGGAGTTGCTTCCTGA